A window of Esox lucius isolate fEsoLuc1 chromosome 18, fEsoLuc1.pri, whole genome shotgun sequence contains these coding sequences:
- the LOC105007623 gene encoding prospero homeobox protein 1 isoform X3: MPDHDSDSLLSRQTKRRRVDIGVKRTVGSTAGNTAATTTSADIARAKAAIFGAMNSLNSHHHGSDADSMDCSMVQPHGPAGVTATDNESKSNVLRKLLKRANSYEDAMMPFPGATIISQLLKSNMAKNGGERGDRGERGDRGERGDGGFPGSGLSSGGSEAPQEDACSNSSQDSPQECLSPFGRPPALGAFDLERLNDEHLRAKRARVENIIRGMSHSPSVVMPPRHLGERLTGDREMEMDCPPQPPSPRGEVCSRENKRKQRLPQQQQQSFTQLVCQRKEQKQEERRQLKLQLEDMQKQLRQLQEKFFQIYDSTDDSEHDLNPDLGNMSEDSAGRSDAGGDDRADRSDNEMSDLDPGHFLDRARALLQEQALLTDGDKPRREGLVRGKGPGQGPSSSMHHAEGKQLAETLKQELNSAMNQVVDTVVKVFAKPPRPAPPQVFPPLPMPPERFGVNSEGPNFHTANQRLQCFGDVIIPNPLDSFGGIPVPGTNDQTEALPLVVRKTPTEHHHQSSAVGAHGGHHHPSLHPSSLSASMGFSPPSFRHPFPLPLMGYPFQSPLGPPSGGYPGKDRSSPDSMDLSRETTSLRTKMSSGHHMGHHHRSLSPTHPGSTAEGLSLSLIKSECGDMSDMNDVSPYSGSTIQEGLSPNHLKKAKLMFFYARYPSSNMLKMFFSDVKLKEEVEGNIDSSHFF, from the coding sequence ATGCCGGACCATGACAGCGACTCCCTCCTGAGCAGACAGACCAAGAGAAGACGTGTGGACATCGGCGTGAAGAGGACTGTTGGCAGCACTGCCGGCAACACAGCAGCAACCACAACTAGTGCCGACATCGCACGCGCCAAAGCAGCCATCTTCGGTGCCATGAACTCGCTCAACTCCCACCATCACGGCTCTGACGCAGACTCAATGGACTGCTCCATGGTGCAGCCACACGGCCCTGCCGGGGTCACGGCAACCGACAACGAGTCCAAGTCCAACGTGCTCAGGAAGCTTCTGAAGAGAGCCAACTCATATGAAGATGCCATGATGCCCTTCCCCGGCGCCACTATCATCTCCCAGCTCCTTAAGAGCAACATGGCCAAGAacggaggagagaggggggatagaggggagagaggagatagaGGTGAGAGAGGGGACGGCGGGTTCCCTGGGTCGGGCCTTTCCAGCGGTGGTTCTGAAGCTCCCCAGGAGGATGCTTGCAGTAACTCATCTCAGGACAGCCCACAAGAGTGCCTGTCCCCTTTTGGCCGCCCCCCAGCTTTGGGTGCCTTCGACCTGGAGCGCCTCAACGACGAGCACCTCCGGGCGAAGCGTGCCCGTGTGGAGAACATCATCCGGGGAATGAGCCACTCCCCTAGTGTGGTGATGCCCCCACGCCACCTCGGAGAGAGATTGACTGGcgacagagagatggaaatgGACTGCCCCCCACAGCCACCTAGCCCAAGGGGCGAGGTTTGCAGCCGGGAGAATAAGAGGAAGCAGCGTCTTCctcaacaacagcagcagagcTTTACACAGCTGGTGTGCCAGCGCAAAGAGCAGAAGCAGGAGGAGCGAAGGCAACTGAAGCTGCAACTGGAAGACATGCAAAAGCAGCTACGCCAGCTGCAGGAGAAGTTTTTCCAGATCTATGACTCCACCGACGACTCGGAGCACGACCTTAACCCTGACCTGGGCAACATGTCCGAGGACAGCGCTGGTAGGTCTGATGCCGGGGGAGACGACCGGGCAGACCGCTCCGACAATGAGATGTCAGACCTAGATCCGGGACACTTCTTGGACCGGGCAAGGGCACTGCTCCAGGAGCAGGCCCTACTGACCGACGGGGACAAGCCCAGGAGAGAGGGGCTGGTCCGAGGGAAAGGTCCCGGTCAGGGCCCTTCATCCTCCATGCACCATGCAGAGGGGAAGCAGTTGGCTGAGACTCTGAAACAGGAGCTCAACTCAGCCATGAATCAGGTCGTGGACACAGTGGTCAAGGTATTCGCCAAGCCCCCGCGCCCTGCTCCACCCCAGGTCTTTCCACCCCTCCCCATGCCCCCGGAGAGGTTTGGTGTTAACAGTGAGGGTCCTAACTTTCACACAGCTAACCAGCGCCTGCAGTGCTTTGGCGACGTCATAATTCCTAACCCCCTAGACTCGTTCGGCGGCATACCTGTGCCAGGTACCAACGACCAGACGGAGGCGCTGCCCCTTGTGGTAAGGAAGACTCCAACAGAGCACCATCACCAGTCCTCAGCTGTGGGTGCCCATGGGGGCCACCACCACCCATCCCTGCACCCCTCCTCCTTATCTGCCTCTATGGGTTTCAGCCCACCTTCTTTTCGCCACCCCTTCCCACTGCCACTCATGGGCTACCCCTTCCAGAGCCCCCTGGGCCCACCTTCTGGAGGTTACCCAGGGAAAGACCGTTCCTCCCCGGATTCAATGGACCTGTCTAGGGAGACCACCAGCCTGCGGACCAAGATGTCCTCAGGTCATCACATGGGGCACCACCACCGGTCGCTCTCTCCGACTCATCCAGGGAGCACAGCAGAGGGTCTCTCCCTATCCCTTATCAAGTCAGAATGTGGAGACATGAGCGACATGAACGATGTCTC